From Streptomyces cyaneogriseus subsp. noncyanogenus, the proteins below share one genomic window:
- the npdG gene encoding NADPH-dependent F420 reductase, translating to MTSTDSAAQGAQKAPAKDPWDLPDVSGLVVGVLGGTGPQGKGLAYRLARAGQKVIIGSRAADRARAAAAELGNGVEGADNAETARRSDIVIVAVPWEGHGETLRSLREELAGKLVVDCVNPLGFDKKGAYALKPEEGSAAEQAAALLPDSRVTAAFHHLSAVLLQDPEIEEIDTDVMVLGEVRADVEIVQALAGRIPGMRGIFAGRLRNAHQVESLVANLISVNRRYKAHAGLRVTDV from the coding sequence ATGACCTCTACCGACAGTGCAGCACAGGGCGCGCAGAAGGCCCCCGCCAAGGACCCCTGGGACCTGCCCGACGTCTCCGGACTGGTCGTCGGCGTGCTCGGCGGAACCGGGCCGCAGGGCAAGGGCCTGGCCTACCGGCTCGCCAGGGCCGGCCAGAAGGTGATCATCGGCTCGCGGGCCGCCGACCGCGCGCGGGCCGCCGCCGCGGAGCTCGGCAACGGCGTCGAGGGCGCCGACAACGCCGAGACCGCCCGCCGCAGCGACATCGTGATCGTCGCCGTGCCCTGGGAGGGACACGGCGAGACGCTCCGGTCGCTGCGCGAGGAACTCGCGGGCAAGCTCGTCGTCGACTGCGTCAACCCGCTCGGCTTCGACAAGAAGGGCGCCTACGCCCTGAAGCCGGAGGAGGGCAGCGCCGCCGAGCAGGCCGCCGCCCTGCTGCCGGACAGCCGGGTCACCGCCGCCTTCCACCACCTGTCCGCCGTGCTGCTCCAGGACCCGGAGATCGAGGAGATCGACACCGACGTCATGGTGCTGGGCGAGGTGCGGGCCGACGTGGAGATCGTGCAGGCGCTCGCCGGGCGCATCCCCGGCATGCGCGGCATCTTCGCCGGGCGGCTGCGCAACGCCCACCAGGTCGAGTCGCTGGTGGCCAACCTGATCTCCGTCAACCGCCGCTACAAGGCACACGCCGGGCTCCGCGTCACGGACGT